CGTCACACCTGCGCCTCGTGGCTCGTCCAGAAGGGAGTCTCGCTCTACGAGGTCCAGCACCTCCTCGGCCACGAGAGCTTCCAGACCACCCAGCGCTACGCCCACCTGCAGCCTGATGCCCACAAGGCAGTGCTCGGGGCGTGGGAGCGGCTGGACGTTCCGCTCACCATCGCAGCATGAGCGAAGCTCCGCCCCGTCCGGTACGGACGGGGCGGAGGTGTTTGTTCGTTCAGGCGGACGCGCTCTCATCAGGAGAGGACCAGCGCCCCTTGCTGTCGAATGGCCAGGCGTGTGCGTGCAGGTTGCCCTGAAGGAGCTCGCGCAGAGCCTCACGGCTGGATGGAGGATCCGGGGGAGTCCTCAAGGGTGCACTCAGTGGATCGATCCGTTCCGCGTGCGCCTCTGCCCACTCCAGCCACTCCGACTGGACGGGTGGCAGGGAGTTGTCCTCGGCACGCGCACGGGCTGCCCGGCAGAAGGCTCGAATCTCGTCTGCCTGACGCCATGCCTTCACCTGCTCGGCCAGGGTCTCTGCTCGGTGCCGCTCGATCTGTCGTTCACGTGCCTGGGCCACAGCCGCGTACCACTGCCGCCGCTGCTCGGCCTTGCGCTGCTCCTCCTCCTGCTGTTGGCGTTCGGCCGAAGCGACGATGTCCTCAAGATCACGTAGGAGGCGGCCAAGGCGGGACTCAAGGGTCCACCGTGCGCCATCGCTTTGCGTATACGCACGCTGGTGCCAGTCACCCGCCGGCGCACCGATTTCGAGGCGGCCGTTGAACTCAAGGTCGTACTTCGGGATACGCGTCCAGGGGCTGCGCTCCTGTCGGCGCATCTCCTGCGGTGTCGGTTCGTGCGGCACCTTGCTGGTCCGCTCGGTGACAGCAAGGGGCAGTGCGTGACCGCGGATGACAACGACGAGCTTGTGTACGGCCTCCCCACGGTGAAGGTCGGTTCGGGTCTCCACTTCGTAGCCACGGTTCTCCGCCTCCGTCAGCAGCGCATGCATGATGCGGAGAGCACGGTCGATCAGCTCCCGTGATACGTGCAGGGGGATGACATCGCGCTTTTCGCGGGTGTCCACCGTCGTGCTCTTGGACCTGCCGAGAGCCTTGCGTGTGGCACGGACCAGCCGATGAGGACGATCCAGCTCGTCGGGTACATCAATGGCCGGCACCGGCGGAGGCTCAGCCACCTTCACGGCTTCCTCGTCGACCAGCGTGAAGACGCAGTCGCCACGCTGCCGGCCTGCCCACCGCAGTTTGTGTCCGTCCGGGATGTGCCCCTGATGGAGCGCGCTGTAATAGGCCGCCCGCCACTGGCCCCGCGTACGCGGGCCCGGATCGGGCACGGTGAGTCGCCCGGATGCGGTGGACTGGAGCCGGGTGATCAACTCGAATCCGTCGGCGGGCGCGTTCTCCGCCCTCTCGGCGTCATCGGCCAACCGCTTCTTCTCCGCCCGGATCTCCTCCGGGTGCTTGCCGTGCTTGAGGAAGTAACGGCCGTCCGGTGTCATCATCGCGACGTGGTTGTGCCCGCTCCAGCTCCGCTTGATCAGCCCGCGCTGTTCAAGAGCCCAGGTTGTGTTCGTGCTGCTGGGCGCGACGGGAAACGTGCCTGGTGCCGCTGCGATCTGGTGGAGCAGACCTGTCTGCTGCTCCGTCAACGTGTACTTCACGGCAGGCTCCACCTCGACGGGCCGTGGGCGGAGTACCAAAGTAGGGTGGCCGGGCAGTCCGAGGGCGCACTCTCTTACACGTTCGGGTTTCACCGCCCGAACCGGCCCTGAGCAGACGAGTGCCTGGTGTAGGGAGCTCAGGGGTCTCCCGGCAGAGCATTGGGCCGTGACGCTCGTTTGACGCTCTGGCCACCTCACCATCTTCTGGCAAGGCAGGAAAGGCGGCTCTGCCCTGTGCTTTCTCCCTTGGTCGGGACTGGTGACCTCTTTTCGATGACGCACCACGTGGAGTGCGTGGCGATCCTTGAGCCAGTGAAGTAGGGCGGTCCGGCCTGGGGCCCTGCGGGTGCGTGTGAGGGATGGCGCGTAAGCCGCCAGGAGCTCTTGTCGTGTCCGTGCCGCGGCGGAGGGAGGAGCGGCAGGTGAGGCGGTCGGTGTTCTCGCCGAACGCTTCACCTACTCCGTCCGCCGTGCGGGATCGGATCCGGTGACCTCGCCCCTGAGCGACCCGGGGCCCGGGCCGACCCTGGTGGTGGACGAAGGGCAGGACCTGCCATCGGAGTTCTACCGCCTGTGCCGCGTTCTCGGGGCTCGTACGACGGCGTTCGCGGACGAATGTCGGCCGGTCCTTCTCCGGTCGTCGGTCGGTCCTTCTCCGGGTGTCTCTCTGACGGGTTTCTGACGTTGGGGCGGCACTTCTTTGCGTTCGTCTGCAGTTCCTGAATCTGACGGTGAAGCAGGCTGCGAAATCTGACGGAACCGGTCGGAGCCCTGCACCGGGAGGCATTGCAGGGGATTTCGGCGCGGGACAACCTTGAACACGAGTTCAAGCGAGTTCCGAGTCGGGAGAGAGTCCATCGTGCGCAAGGTGCTCATCGCCAACCGCGGCGAGATCGCTGTCCGCGTGGCCCGGGCCTGCCGGGATTCGGGGATCACGAGTGTGGCCGTGTACGCGGATCCGGACCGGGATGCCCTGCATGTGAGGGTGGCGGACGAGGCGTTCGCGCTCGGTGGTGACACACCGGCGACGAGCTATCTCGATGCCGCCAAGGTGCTGCGGGCGGCGGCCGATTCCGGTGCGGACGCGGTGCATCCCGGTTATGGGTTCCTTTCGGAGAACGCCGAGTTCGCGCAGGCGGTCCTGGACGCCGGGCTGATCTGGATCGGTCCGCCGCCGCAGGCCATTCGTGATCTGGGTGACAAGGTGTCGGCCCGTCACATCGCCCTGCGTGCCGGCGCGCCCCTGGTCGCCGGTACCCCGGACCCCGTGGCCGGTGCCGACGAGGTCGTGGCGTTCGCCGAGGAGCACGGCCTGCCGGTCGCGATCAAGGCCGCCTTCGGTGGTGGCGGTCGCGGTCTGAAGGTCGCCCGCACCCTGGAGGAAGTACCGGAGCTGTACGAGTCGGCGGTGCGCGAGGCCGTCGCCGCGTTCGGTCGGGGCGAGTGCTTCGTCGAGCGGTACCTCGACCGGCCGCGGCACGTGGAGACCCAGTGCCTGGCCGACCGGTACGGCAATGTGGTCGTCGTGTCGACACGGGACTGCTCGCTGCAGCGGCGGCACCAGAAGCTGGTCGAGGAGGCGCCCGCGCCGTTCCTGTCGCGGGAGCAGGAGGCCGAGCTGTATGCGGCGTCCAAAGCCATTCTGAAGGAGGCCGGTTACGTCGGCGCCGGCACCGTGGAGTTTCTCGTCGGTGTCGACGGCACGATCTCCTTCCTGGAGGTCAACACGCGTCTGCAGGTCGAGCACCCGGTGACCGAGGAGGTCACCGGCATCGATCTCGTCCGCGAGATGTTCCGGATCGCCGACGGCGAGGAGCTCGGCTACGGAGACCCGGAGATCCGCGGTCACTCCTTCGAGTTCCGCATCAACGGCGAGGACCCGGGCCGCAACTTCCTCCCGGCCCCCGGCACCGTCACCGCCTTCGGGCCGCCGTCCGGGCCCGGTGTGCGCCTCGACACCGGTGTCGAGGCCGGGTCGGTGGTCGGTCCGGCCTGGGACTCCCTGCTCGCCAAGCTCGTCATCACCGGCGCCACCCGTGAGCAGGCTCTGCGGCGGGCCGCCCGTGCTCTGGGCGAGTTCACGGTGGAGGGGATGGCCACCGCCCTCCCGTTCCACCGGAAGGTGGTCACCGATCCTGCCTTCGCCCCCGAACTGCAGGGCGAGGAAGGACCGTTCGCCGTCCACACGCGCTGGATCGAGACCGGGTTCAGCAACGACATCCCCGCGTTCGCGGCGCCCGGCGAGGCCGGGGCCGACGGAGAGGCCGGCCGCGAGACCCTGGTCATCGAAGTCGGAGGCAGGCGCCTGGAGGTCTCCATCCCCTCCCCGTCGTCGCTGGGCACGGTGGTGGCCCGCGGCGGTGCGGCCGTCGGGTCCAGACCTGCGCGCCGCCCGGCCAGGACGTCGGGGCCCGCCGCTTCCGGTGGCCACCTCGTCTCGCCGATGCAGGGAACCATCGTCAAGGTGGGCGTCGAGGACGGCCAGGAGGTCAAGGAGGGCGATCTCATCGTCGTCCTGGAGGCGATGAAGATGGAACAGCCCCTCAACGCCCACCGCTCCGGCACCGTCAGCGGGCTCTCCGCGCAGGTCGGTGCGTCGATCACCTCCGGCACGGTCATCTGTGAGATCAGGGATTGATCTGCCCTCCTTCTGATTCGTCCCTCCTTCTGATTTCCCCCTCTTTCTGATTTCCCTCTCCTTCCGATCCCCCCTCCTTCTGATTCCTCCTGCCTTCGTCTGCTCTCCCACCGTCATGCCAGTAAGACCAGTTGAGGAGTGAACCCCATGCACAGCACGCTCATCGTCGCCCGCCTGCAACCCGGCGCGGCGACCGACGTGGCCCGACTCTTCGGTGCGTTCGACGAGACCGAGATGCCCCATCTCATGGGAACGCGGCGTCGCCAGCTGTTCTCGTACCGGGGCCTGTACTTCCACCTCCAGGACTTCGACGAGGACAACGGCGGCGAGCTGATCGAGAAGGCCAAGTCCGACCCGCGCTTCGTCGGCATCAGCAACGACCTGAAGCCCTTCATCGAGGCGTACGACCCGGCGACCTGGCGTTCGCCCGCCGACGCCATGGCCGAGCGCTTCTACCACTGGGAGGTGTCGGCATGACCGGGCGACGGGTTGTCGTCACCGGCATCGAAGTGCTGGCTCCCGGAGGCATCGGGGCCAAGAACTTCTGGAACCTGCTGAGCGAGGGCCGCACGGCGACGCGCGGCATCACCTTCTTCGACCCGACGCCGTTCCGCTCCCGGGTCGCCGCGGAGATCGACTTCGATCCGTACGAGCACGGGCTCGGCCCCCAGGAGGTCCGGCGCCTCGACCGGGCCGCCCAGTTCGCCGTGGTCGCGGCGCGCGGTGCGGTCGCCGACAGCGGCGTCGAGCTGGACCGCCTCGACCCGTACCGCGTCGGCGTCACCGTGGGCAGCGCCGTCGGCGCCACCATGGGCCTCGACGAGGAGTACCGGGTCGTCAGCGACGGCGGCCGGCTCGATCTCGTCGACCACGCCTACGCGGCCCCGCACCTCTACAACCACATGGTCCCCAGCTCCTTCGCGGCCGAGGTCGCCTGGGCCGTCGGCGCCGAGGGGCCCAGCACCGTGGTGTCCACGGGTTGCACCTCCGGCATCGACTCGGTGGGCTACGCCGTCGAGCTGATCCGCGAGGGATCGGCCGACGTCATGATCGCCGGCTCGTCCGACGCCCCGATCTCCCCGATCACCATGGCCTGCTTCGACGCGATCAAGGCCACCACCCCCCGCAACGACGACGCGGAGCACGCGTCCCGTCCCTTCGACGGCACCCGGAACGGCTTCGTCCTGGGTGAGGGCGCCGCCGTCTTCGTCCTCGAGGAGCTGGAGAGCGCGAAGAAGCGCGGCGCGCACATCTACGCGGAGATCGCCGGCTACGCGACGCGCAGCAACGCCTACCACATGACGGGTCTGCGCCCGGACGGTGCCGAGATGGCGGAGGCGATCCGGGTCGCACTCGACGAGGCGCGGCTGAACGTGGAGGCGATCGACTACATCAACGCGCACGGCTCCGGCACCAAGCAGAACGACCGCCACGAGACCGCCGCCTTCAAGCGGAGCCTGGGCGAGCACGCCTACCGCACCCCGGTGAGCTCGATCAAGTCGATGGTCGGGCACTCGCTCGGCGCGATCGGCTCCATCGAGATCGCCGCCTCGGCCCTGGCGATGGAACACAACGTGGTGCCGCCCACGGCGAACCTCCACACCCCCGACCCGGAGTGCGACCTCGACTACGTGCCGATCGTCGCGCGCGAGCAGCTGACGGACGCGGTCCTCACCGTCGGCAGCGGATTCGGCGGATTCCAGAGCGCCATGGTGCTCACACGTCCCGAGAGGAGCCTCGTATGACCGGCCCCGCGCCCGCCTCCGTGGTGGTGACCGGCCTCGGCATCGCCTCCCCGAACGGCCTCGGCACCCAGGACTACTGGGCGGCCACCCGCAGCGGCAAGAGCGGCATCGGCCGCATCACCCACTTCGACCCGTCGGGCTACCCCGCGAAACTCGCCGGAGAGATCCCCGGTTTCGAGGCGTCGGAGCACCTGCCGAGCCGTCTCATCCCGCAGACCGACCGGATGACGCGGATCGCGCTCGCCGCCACCGACTGGGCGCTCGCCGACGCCGGCGTGACCCCCGAGGAACTCCCCGAGTTCGACATGGGCGTGGTCACGGCCAGTGCGTCCGGTGGCTTCGAGTTCGGCCAGGGCGAGCTGCAGAAGCTGTGGAGCCAGGGCAGCCAGTACGTCTCCGCGTACCAGTCCTTCGCCTGGTTCTACGCCGTCAACAGCGGCCAGATCTCCATCCGCAACGGCATGAAGGGCCCCAGCGGCGTCGTCGTCAGCGACCAGGCGGGGGGCATCGACGCGGTGGCGCAGGCCCGGCGGCAGATCCGCAAGGGCACGAGCCTGGTCGTGTCCGGCGCCGTGGACGCCTCGATCTGCCCCTGGGGCTGGGTGGCCCAGCTCGCGAGCGGCAGGCTGAGCACCAGCGAGGAGCCGACCCGGGCGTACGTCCCCTTCGACCGTGACGCCCGGGGGTACGTGCCGGGCGAAGGCGGCGCGATCCTGATCCTGGAGGACGCCGAAGCGGCACGCGCGCGGGGCGCGCGGGTCTACGGCGAGATCGCCGGGTACGGCGCCACCATCGACCCCAAGCCCGGGACCGGCCGTGAGCCCGGCCTGCGCAAGGCCATCGAACTGGCCCTCGCCGACGCCGGCCTCGCCCCGGGCGAGGTGGACGTGGTCTTCGCCGACGCGGCGGCCGACCCCGAGCTCGACCGGGCCGAGGCCGAGGCGATCACCGCCGTCTTCGGACCCCGGGGCGTCCCGGTCACCGCCCCCAAGACCATGACCGGACGCCTCTACTCGGGCGCCGCGCCGCTCGACCTGGCCGCCGCGTTCCTGGCCATGGAGGACGGCGTCATCCCGCCCACCACGCACATCGACCCGTCCCCGGAGTACGACCTGGACCTGGTCGTCTCCCAGCCCCGCTCCGCCCGGATCCGCGCCGCGCTGGTGCTGGCCAGGGGCCACGGCGGGTTCAACTCCGCGATGGTCGTCCGAGCCGTCGACCAGCACGTGCGCGGCATCGCTTCTTGATTGATCGACAGACCTTTACCTCACACCGTTGAAAGGGACCACCATGGCCACTGAACTCTTCACCCTCGACGACCTGAAGCGGATCCTCCTGGAGGCCGCGGGCGCGGACGAAGGCGTCGACCTGGACGGCGACATCCTGGACACCGAGTTCGAGCTCCTCGGTTACGAGTCGCTGGCGCTCCTGGAGACGGGCGGGCGCATCGAGCGCGAGTACGGCATCACCCTCGACGACGACGCGCTGACCGACGCCGTCACCCCGCGTGCCCTCATCGACGCCGTCAACGCGCAGTTCGCCGCCGCCCGCGCCGCCTGAATCGTCTTGAAGGAAGGGAACGGAACGACATGACGCAGGACGCGCAGAGCATCCCCCGCGTGGCGCTCATCACCGGGGCCACCAGCGGCATCGGCCTCGCCTCGGCCAGGCTCCTCGCCGAGCAGGGACACCGGGTCTTCATCGGCGCGCGCAGCGCCGAGAACGTCACGGCGACGGTCAAGGAGCTGCGGGAGGAGGGTCTCGACGTCGACGGCTCCGTCGTCG
The DNA window shown above is from Streptomyces vietnamensis and carries:
- a CDS encoding TcmI family type II polyketide cyclase, translating into MHSTLIVARLQPGAATDVARLFGAFDETEMPHLMGTRRRQLFSYRGLYFHLQDFDEDNGGELIEKAKSDPRFVGISNDLKPFIEAYDPATWRSPADAMAERFYHWEVSA
- a CDS encoding ketosynthase chain-length factor, whose protein sequence is MTGPAPASVVVTGLGIASPNGLGTQDYWAATRSGKSGIGRITHFDPSGYPAKLAGEIPGFEASEHLPSRLIPQTDRMTRIALAATDWALADAGVTPEELPEFDMGVVTASASGGFEFGQGELQKLWSQGSQYVSAYQSFAWFYAVNSGQISIRNGMKGPSGVVVSDQAGGIDAVAQARRQIRKGTSLVVSGAVDASICPWGWVAQLASGRLSTSEEPTRAYVPFDRDARGYVPGEGGAILILEDAEAARARGARVYGEIAGYGATIDPKPGTGREPGLRKAIELALADAGLAPGEVDVVFADAAADPELDRAEAEAITAVFGPRGVPVTAPKTMTGRLYSGAAPLDLAAAFLAMEDGVIPPTTHIDPSPEYDLDLVVSQPRSARIRAALVLARGHGGFNSAMVVRAVDQHVRGIAS
- a CDS encoding acetyl/propionyl/methylcrotonyl-CoA carboxylase subunit alpha, which gives rise to MRKVLIANRGEIAVRVARACRDSGITSVAVYADPDRDALHVRVADEAFALGGDTPATSYLDAAKVLRAAADSGADAVHPGYGFLSENAEFAQAVLDAGLIWIGPPPQAIRDLGDKVSARHIALRAGAPLVAGTPDPVAGADEVVAFAEEHGLPVAIKAAFGGGGRGLKVARTLEEVPELYESAVREAVAAFGRGECFVERYLDRPRHVETQCLADRYGNVVVVSTRDCSLQRRHQKLVEEAPAPFLSREQEAELYAASKAILKEAGYVGAGTVEFLVGVDGTISFLEVNTRLQVEHPVTEEVTGIDLVREMFRIADGEELGYGDPEIRGHSFEFRINGEDPGRNFLPAPGTVTAFGPPSGPGVRLDTGVEAGSVVGPAWDSLLAKLVITGATREQALRRAARALGEFTVEGMATALPFHRKVVTDPAFAPELQGEEGPFAVHTRWIETGFSNDIPAFAAPGEAGADGEAGRETLVIEVGGRRLEVSIPSPSSLGTVVARGGAAVGSRPARRPARTSGPAASGGHLVSPMQGTIVKVGVEDGQEVKEGDLIVVLEAMKMEQPLNAHRSGTVSGLSAQVGASITSGTVICEIRD
- a CDS encoding beta-ketoacyl-[acyl-carrier-protein] synthase family protein; the encoded protein is MTGRRVVVTGIEVLAPGGIGAKNFWNLLSEGRTATRGITFFDPTPFRSRVAAEIDFDPYEHGLGPQEVRRLDRAAQFAVVAARGAVADSGVELDRLDPYRVGVTVGSAVGATMGLDEEYRVVSDGGRLDLVDHAYAAPHLYNHMVPSSFAAEVAWAVGAEGPSTVVSTGCTSGIDSVGYAVELIREGSADVMIAGSSDAPISPITMACFDAIKATTPRNDDAEHASRPFDGTRNGFVLGEGAAVFVLEELESAKKRGAHIYAEIAGYATRSNAYHMTGLRPDGAEMAEAIRVALDEARLNVEAIDYINAHGSGTKQNDRHETAAFKRSLGEHAYRTPVSSIKSMVGHSLGAIGSIEIAASALAMEHNVVPPTANLHTPDPECDLDYVPIVAREQLTDAVLTVGSGFGGFQSAMVLTRPERSLV
- a CDS encoding acyl carrier protein; translated protein: MATELFTLDDLKRILLEAAGADEGVDLDGDILDTEFELLGYESLALLETGGRIEREYGITLDDDALTDAVTPRALIDAVNAQFAAARAA